A region of Alteromonadaceae bacterium 2753L.S.0a.02 DNA encodes the following proteins:
- a CDS encoding ChrR-like anti-ECFsigma factor, which translates to MIKHHPTPEMLTDYASGSLRLSHALCVAAHIEQCEKCQRQVGQLESLGAQLFESQTPNVKQSNDTLKSKVFDLIEQLPSDNAITVAESRPNVCSDGYRVPRTLRQFINSHYGELQWAALSPSIKFTTLLKDKDGSQIALSRVKAGGKMPHHRHTGEELTVVLEGAFSDESGLYRKGDFVSRDNRHKHKPMVTKDAECICLMVLDAPIEFTGLFSRLLNPLVKRNHAAG; encoded by the coding sequence ATGATTAAACACCATCCCACGCCAGAAATGTTGACAGATTATGCATCTGGGAGCCTGCGATTAAGTCATGCCCTCTGCGTTGCGGCACATATTGAACAGTGCGAGAAATGCCAGCGCCAGGTCGGACAACTGGAATCTTTAGGTGCGCAATTATTCGAATCTCAAACACCAAACGTTAAGCAGAGCAACGATACGCTGAAATCGAAAGTGTTCGACCTGATTGAGCAATTACCATCAGACAACGCAATAACCGTGGCAGAAAGCAGACCCAATGTCTGCAGCGATGGCTATCGTGTGCCGAGAACCTTGCGACAATTTATAAATAGTCACTATGGTGAATTACAATGGGCCGCGTTATCGCCTTCAATAAAATTTACAACACTGCTCAAAGATAAAGACGGTTCGCAAATTGCCTTAAGTCGGGTAAAAGCCGGTGGAAAAATGCCACATCACCGCCATACCGGCGAAGAGTTAACCGTGGTGCTGGAAGGTGCGTTTTCTGATGAATCTGGCTTGTATCGCAAAGGCGATTTCGTGAGCCGCGACAATCGCCATAAGCATAAGCCCATGGTAACCAAAGACGCGGAATGTATTTGTTTAATGGTGCTCGATGCTCCCATAGAATTTACTGGGCTGTTTTCGCGCTTGCTTAACCCTTTGGTAAAACGCAATCATGCAGCTGGCTAA
- a CDS encoding short-subunit dehydrogenase: MIRNEVIWITGASSGIGKALALMLAKSGNKVIASGRNSQRLEQLQREHPNILTLAFDVTDKERLSEVGDALRAMAPSLDRVILNAGDCEYFEVSQPDWQSIERMMQVNLVGVVNSISLCLPLLKQAKSPHLIAVGSQAILAPFPRAEGYGASKAALSYLVRSLRIDLHQYGIDVTEVLPGFVDTPLTARNDFPMPFLLSAQQAATQIVSRVSKRPLRVILPRRLQLMLIVANVFPRFWLWLNTRSKKPRCSVEQSKRSKHA, from the coding sequence GTGATTCGCAATGAAGTTATCTGGATAACGGGCGCGTCGTCGGGTATTGGCAAGGCACTGGCGCTGATGCTTGCGAAATCCGGCAACAAGGTCATTGCCAGTGGTCGAAACAGCCAGCGCTTAGAACAATTGCAGCGCGAGCACCCCAACATTCTAACGCTGGCATTTGATGTGACCGACAAAGAGCGCTTATCTGAGGTGGGTGACGCGCTGCGTGCCATGGCACCGAGCCTGGATCGTGTCATTTTGAACGCGGGAGACTGCGAATATTTTGAAGTGTCTCAGCCAGACTGGCAGAGTATCGAACGCATGATGCAGGTAAACCTCGTAGGGGTGGTAAACAGCATTTCGCTGTGTTTACCGCTGCTGAAGCAGGCGAAATCGCCTCATCTAATTGCGGTTGGCTCGCAGGCGATACTGGCTCCTTTTCCCCGCGCTGAGGGCTATGGCGCTTCAAAGGCGGCGTTAAGCTATCTGGTGCGTTCGTTGCGGATCGATCTGCATCAATACGGTATTGATGTTACCGAAGTGCTGCCCGGTTTTGTTGATACACCTCTTACTGCGCGCAACGATTTCCCAATGCCCTTTTTATTAAGCGCGCAACAAGCCGCTACACAGATTGTGAGTCGTGTTTCGAAGCGGCCTTTGCGCGTGATCTTGCCACGGCGCTTACAGCTGATGTTAATAGTTGCGAATGTGTTTCCTCGCTTTTGGTTGTGGCTAAACACAAGAAGTAAAAAGCCCCGTTGTTCCGTTGAGCAAAGTAAAAGGAGTAAACACGCTTGA
- a CDS encoding RNA polymerase sigma-70 factor (ECF subfamily): MATVEERKPEQKQQVADMVAVAKMRDRDAFERLFDHYVPLLRAFSLAAHPGAHILADEVAQEVMIKVWNKAHTYNPDVATVSTWVFTLARNARIDYLRKNSRHESDIDPSHLWDDIPDDAVDPFQAAQQKRNEVVIRDSLNSLPEEQKQALAKVYLEGKTHKEVAEDLGLPLGTVKSRVRLALRKLAISITR, from the coding sequence ATGGCGACGGTGGAAGAAAGAAAACCTGAGCAAAAACAGCAAGTTGCAGATATGGTCGCCGTGGCAAAAATGCGCGACCGTGACGCCTTTGAGAGGCTTTTTGATCACTATGTTCCTCTGCTGAGAGCGTTTAGCCTGGCGGCCCACCCGGGTGCACATATCCTGGCCGACGAAGTGGCGCAGGAAGTGATGATCAAAGTATGGAACAAAGCCCACACCTACAACCCGGATGTTGCAACGGTCAGTACCTGGGTGTTCACCCTGGCGCGAAACGCCAGAATCGATTACTTGCGCAAAAACAGTCGCCATGAATCGGATATTGACCCCAGCCACTTGTGGGACGATATTCCAGACGACGCAGTAGATCCATTTCAGGCGGCACAACAAAAGCGCAACGAGGTGGTTATACGCGATAGCCTCAACTCCCTTCCCGAGGAGCAAAAGCAAGCCCTTGCCAAGGTCTATCTCGAAGGTAAAACGCACAAAGAGGTTGCCGAAGATTTAGGGCTGCCTCTGGGCACGGTGAAATCCCGCGTGCGACTGGCACTTCGCAAACTGGCTATCAGCATTACGAGGTAA
- a CDS encoding SnoaL-like protein — MSVGPHSNAQALVESFKAFYRDVANLRLDDLPALYHSAVVFKDPVHEIRGINALHAYMSDVCSNVSRGRFEYLDQLIDEHRAYIKWNMHFCHKSLGNKAVVVRGISQIEFNDKIFYHEDVYDMGELLYEHLPVLGSATQWLKRRMSAGVKYRDSQ, encoded by the coding sequence ATGTCAGTAGGGCCTCACAGTAACGCACAAGCGCTGGTGGAGTCATTTAAGGCTTTTTATCGGGATGTGGCGAATCTGCGTCTCGATGACCTTCCCGCGCTTTACCACAGTGCTGTCGTTTTTAAAGACCCGGTACACGAAATTCGCGGTATCAATGCCTTGCACGCCTACATGTCCGATGTGTGTAGCAATGTAAGTCGTGGCCGCTTCGAGTATTTGGACCAATTGATTGACGAACACCGCGCTTACATAAAATGGAATATGCATTTTTGTCATAAATCCTTGGGTAATAAAGCGGTAGTCGTGCGTGGTATCAGCCAAATCGAGTTTAACGACAAAATTTTTTATCACGAAGACGTGTATGACATGGGTGAGCTCTTGTACGAGCATCTGCCGGTGTTAGGCAGCGCGACGCAATGGCTAAAAAGACGTATGTCTGCGGGAGTAAAGTATCGTGATTCGCAATGA
- a CDS encoding PAS domain S-box-containing protein produces MARLSRTHRKSTSIGALIIVAITMLACIAGVADWANNRRFIQEQRLSVQNELATVRARLEGNINANLETVRGLVAVISVEPDMSGERFARLASRVIDGHTQLRNIGAAPNLVIKYVYPLKDNEAALGFDYRTSPEQWEAAKRARETGELTVAGPLQLRQGGMALIGRVPVFLSASNTEKGEFWGLVSAVIDLDRFYLASKLPQSKDTLAIAIKGRDGLLQNNEVFYGSPAVFESSPVYAKVTLPSGGWWLGAIPSEGWSSTAPSAVVLRSLAALMLLLLGGAGLLVFRLARTAELHENRLQSLFEFSPIGIALNDLETGDFLEVNAALVDPSGYTEAEFVNLSYWDLTPQSYQHLEDIQLASLKKNGRFGPYEKEYIRKNGERYPVLLNGVLVDDSSGKKCIWSIVEDISARKEAEKALVESRSQLQSFFDLSSNLMCIATLDGYFKLLNNAFLRVLGFSKTELKIEPFINFVHPDDLDATLGAMKTLEEKGSIAAFINRFRCKDGRYIFLHWSSTLDHQSGNIYATAMDVTREREHEAKLLRQQEMLESMSMLARIGAWEINLNDNAVYWSDMTKIIHEVGPEYKPTMHSVLKYYKSGRSLSAVEHAIQLCTERGTSFSEEVQITTAKGRDLWVLVTGKAEHIDEQCTRIYGSYQDINARKLIEKNIEVTQVELQQQMKMLRVIAQAQASFIEQSDIDKSFQRLLENILNLTSSQQGFIGEINYLESGAPYLTAGVFAGTELPHHYTAGVERVEFYNQDTLLGRAFVTLEPVIANEISKSNPVSELPEMHSDIATFLAIPITHGGRGIALVGLANRPGGYRQSLVSWLNPLMNTVAQFVLGARALNAREQAEQDLLAAKEAAELAAQAKSDFLAIMSHEIRTPLNGVMGMLGLLSRSGLNDEQQRKLIIAKQSSNTLLTIINDILDFSKVDAGKIELDLLDFNLISQLEEFAESMAVRAQEKNIEFIVDSSEIRDAMVLGDPGRIRQILTNLVSNAIKFTNRGEVVVRCSLTPTGDDMEFRVSVRDTGIGIPAGKIAELFNPFTQVDASTTRQFGGTGLGLAICKKLCTLMRGDVFASSEPGNGSEFEFYLRLKRSEKFCELPHVALSGKHIMVIDASATSCELVRSWGQRWGAEVTTAYNAEQALQISHEFNLQKRCPDALLIDQKLPVTGALELANQLSRHGVMASVPLIVMSRITDSDEQSFIKAGFRGKLAKPITPSHLSSCLEVVLAGGCLLSAHPAEDSTKQPQSRPVDLVPQGNAATRVLLVEDNPVNQDVAQMMLDDLGVVVSVAGNGIEALHALENAQEFDKFGLVLMDCQMPEMDGYEASRQIRAGKGGAMYQKVPIVAMTANAMKGDREKCLAAGMDDYISKPIDPNILEQKVEKWLANKAVLMNNAGDSAALASELEPNNNQDNSQWDASALLLAMKNRSDRVKILLNAFCGRMPDTLNEFKRAEQTADYEKIGFIAHSTKGSAGQLKAYRLQHLAEDLEQAVKDNAAEKIAVLSPQLYQESQQLLDVLNRYLHA; encoded by the coding sequence ATGGCCAGACTGTCACGCACCCACCGCAAAAGCACCTCGATCGGCGCGCTAATTATTGTGGCTATCACGATGTTGGCGTGCATCGCGGGTGTTGCAGACTGGGCGAACAACCGCCGCTTTATTCAAGAGCAGCGCCTTAGCGTGCAGAATGAACTGGCGACGGTAAGGGCGCGTTTGGAAGGAAATATCAACGCCAATTTGGAAACGGTGCGCGGTTTGGTTGCGGTAATCAGCGTTGAGCCGGATATGTCTGGTGAGCGCTTTGCGCGCCTTGCGAGCAGAGTGATAGACGGTCATACACAATTGCGCAACATCGGTGCTGCCCCGAACCTGGTGATTAAGTATGTGTATCCGCTGAAGGACAATGAAGCAGCGCTGGGCTTCGATTACCGTACTTCACCCGAGCAGTGGGAAGCGGCCAAACGGGCTCGTGAAACCGGTGAGTTAACCGTCGCCGGGCCGTTGCAGCTTAGGCAGGGCGGTATGGCTCTGATAGGGCGGGTACCGGTGTTTCTATCGGCAAGCAATACCGAAAAAGGGGAATTTTGGGGATTGGTTTCTGCGGTCATAGACCTCGATCGCTTTTATCTCGCGAGTAAGCTACCCCAGAGTAAAGATACCCTCGCGATTGCCATCAAAGGCCGCGATGGATTGCTGCAAAACAATGAGGTGTTCTACGGCTCGCCTGCCGTTTTTGAAAGTTCTCCCGTCTATGCCAAAGTGACATTGCCTTCGGGTGGTTGGTGGCTTGGCGCAATTCCGAGTGAAGGATGGTCAAGCACTGCGCCCAGTGCTGTTGTCTTACGTAGCCTGGCGGCGCTGATGTTACTGCTACTCGGTGGCGCAGGACTTTTAGTGTTCCGCTTAGCGCGCACCGCAGAATTGCACGAAAACCGCTTGCAGAGCCTTTTTGAATTTTCTCCCATAGGCATCGCGTTAAACGACCTGGAAACCGGTGATTTTTTAGAAGTAAATGCTGCCTTGGTAGACCCGAGTGGCTATACCGAAGCAGAGTTTGTAAATTTAAGTTATTGGGATCTCACGCCACAAAGCTACCAGCATTTGGAAGATATTCAGCTTGCCAGCCTCAAAAAAAATGGCCGATTCGGGCCCTACGAAAAGGAATATATTCGGAAAAATGGTGAGCGTTACCCTGTGCTACTAAATGGCGTATTAGTCGACGATTCTTCCGGAAAGAAATGCATCTGGTCGATAGTTGAAGATATCAGCGCGCGCAAGGAGGCCGAAAAGGCCTTGGTTGAATCGCGTTCGCAACTGCAGAGTTTTTTTGATTTATCTTCAAACTTAATGTGTATTGCGACACTCGACGGTTATTTTAAATTATTAAACAACGCATTTCTCCGTGTGTTGGGCTTTTCAAAAACTGAATTGAAAATTGAACCTTTTATAAATTTTGTGCACCCGGACGATCTGGATGCAACCCTCGGTGCCATGAAAACCCTTGAGGAGAAAGGTTCAATTGCGGCCTTTATAAACCGTTTTCGCTGCAAAGACGGTCGCTATATATTCCTGCACTGGAGCTCTACCTTAGACCATCAGAGTGGCAATATTTATGCGACCGCTATGGATGTGACTCGCGAGCGTGAACACGAAGCGAAATTGCTGCGGCAGCAGGAGATGCTCGAATCCATGAGTATGCTGGCGCGCATTGGCGCCTGGGAGATCAACCTTAACGATAACGCGGTGTATTGGTCGGACATGACCAAAATTATTCATGAGGTTGGGCCGGAGTATAAACCGACAATGCACTCCGTACTGAAGTACTACAAATCCGGTAGAAGTTTAAGCGCGGTGGAACACGCTATTCAGCTGTGCACCGAACGAGGCACGTCCTTCAGTGAAGAAGTACAAATTACAACAGCGAAAGGCCGTGATCTGTGGGTACTGGTGACTGGCAAGGCAGAACACATTGACGAGCAATGCACACGAATCTACGGTTCCTATCAGGATATAAACGCGCGAAAACTTATCGAAAAAAATATTGAAGTTACCCAAGTTGAATTGCAGCAACAAATGAAAATGCTGCGGGTGATCGCCCAGGCACAAGCGAGTTTTATCGAACAGAGTGATATTGATAAATCGTTTCAGCGCTTGCTCGAAAACATCTTGAATTTAACCAGCAGCCAACAGGGGTTTATTGGCGAAATTAACTATTTGGAATCGGGTGCTCCCTATTTAACGGCGGGTGTTTTCGCAGGTACAGAGCTTCCTCATCACTACACCGCTGGGGTTGAACGGGTTGAATTTTATAATCAGGATACCCTGCTCGGGCGTGCCTTTGTAACTCTGGAGCCCGTTATAGCCAATGAAATATCAAAATCAAACCCCGTTTCAGAGCTGCCGGAAATGCACTCGGATATAGCCACTTTTCTGGCAATTCCCATTACCCATGGAGGACGTGGAATCGCTCTGGTGGGTTTGGCGAATCGGCCGGGAGGTTATCGTCAATCCCTGGTGAGCTGGTTAAACCCCCTGATGAACACGGTCGCGCAATTTGTGTTGGGGGCTCGCGCTTTGAATGCGCGCGAGCAGGCAGAACAGGATCTCCTGGCTGCAAAAGAAGCTGCTGAATTGGCGGCACAAGCCAAGAGTGATTTCCTGGCGATTATGAGTCATGAAATTCGCACACCCCTCAATGGCGTTATGGGTATGCTGGGCCTGTTAAGTCGCAGCGGCCTGAATGATGAACAGCAGCGCAAGCTCATTATCGCCAAGCAAAGTTCCAATACTTTGTTAACGATTATTAACGACATTTTGGACTTTTCCAAAGTCGATGCCGGGAAAATTGAATTGGATCTTCTCGACTTCAATTTAATTTCTCAGCTGGAAGAATTCGCTGAGTCGATGGCGGTGCGCGCGCAGGAAAAAAATATTGAGTTTATTGTCGATAGCAGTGAAATAAGGGATGCAATGGTATTGGGTGATCCAGGGCGGATTCGACAAATTCTAACGAACCTGGTGAGCAATGCCATTAAGTTCACAAATCGTGGTGAGGTGGTGGTGCGCTGTAGCCTCACACCCACGGGTGATGATATGGAATTTCGTGTGAGCGTGCGAGACACCGGCATCGGAATTCCCGCGGGTAAAATTGCTGAGCTGTTCAATCCGTTTACGCAGGTGGATGCTTCAACGACTCGCCAGTTTGGCGGTACGGGCTTAGGTCTCGCAATCTGCAAAAAATTGTGCACTCTGATGCGCGGAGATGTATTCGCCAGTAGTGAACCCGGGAATGGCAGTGAGTTTGAATTTTATTTGCGCTTAAAACGCAGCGAGAAGTTCTGCGAGTTGCCCCACGTAGCGCTTTCCGGCAAACATATTATGGTCATTGACGCCAGCGCGACCAGTTGTGAGTTGGTGCGCTCATGGGGGCAACGCTGGGGGGCTGAAGTCACCACTGCTTATAATGCCGAGCAGGCCCTGCAAATTAGTCACGAATTTAATTTGCAAAAACGTTGCCCCGACGCGCTTCTAATCGATCAAAAGCTGCCGGTAACCGGCGCGCTTGAGTTGGCCAATCAATTGAGCCGCCACGGCGTTATGGCGAGTGTTCCTCTGATCGTGATGAGCCGTATCACCGACAGCGATGAACAATCATTTATTAAAGCGGGTTTTAGAGGGAAGCTGGCGAAGCCTATTACACCGTCGCATCTCAGTAGCTGTCTTGAGGTGGTACTTGCAGGCGGTTGTCTGCTTAGCGCGCATCCTGCGGAAGATTCCACTAAACAGCCACAGTCCAGGCCAGTAGATCTTGTGCCGCAGGGTAACGCCGCGACGCGCGTGTTATTGGTAGAAGATAATCCGGTTAATCAGGATGTTGCGCAGATGATGTTGGATGATCTGGGGGTGGTGGTGAGTGTGGCAGGAAATGGCATTGAAGCATTGCACGCATTGGAGAATGCGCAGGAATTCGATAAATTCGGTTTGGTATTAATGGACTGCCAGATGCCCGAAATGGACGGCTACGAAGCGTCGCGACAAATTCGAGCGGGTAAGGGCGGGGCTATGTATCAGAAGGTGCCGATCGTGGCAATGACCGCAAATGCCATGAAGGGTGATCGTGAGAAATGTCTTGCCGCCGGTATGGACGACTACATCAGCAAACCTATTGACCCGAACATTCTCGAACAGAAGGTGGAAAAATGGCTCGCGAACAAAGCCGTGCTGATGAATAATGCCGGTGACTCTGCAGCCCTTGCCAGCGAGCTTGAGCCAAACAACAATCAGGACAATTCTCAGTGGGACGCATCAGCACTGTTGCTGGCCATGAAAAATCGTTCGGATCGCGTTAAAATTTTACTTAACGCTTTTTGTGGTCGCATGCCAGATACCCTTAATGAATTTAAACGCGCGGAACAAACTGCAGATTACGAAAAAATAGGCTTTATCGCCCATTCCACCAAGGGCAGCGCAGGGCAGTTAAAAGCGTATAGGCTGCAACATTTGGCTGAAGACCTTGAGCAAGCGGTAAAAGATAACGCAGCCGAAAAAATCGCGGTTCTCAGCCCACAGCTGTATCAAGAATCTCAGCAACTGTTAGACGTACTTAATCGCTACTTGCACGCGTAA
- a CDS encoding carbohydrate binding protein, with amino-acid sequence MRIIYLLFLTLAAAAVSAGERDPHTFQGEWPVPFVLPFDDNQAGVTHFGSQYTNSASKALERVTINENGQFEAGGRRVRFWGVNITAGSCFPEHNDAEKIAARLAKFGINVVRFHHMENNWGGESLIDYSAGTSRQFNKSNLDKLDYFIAQLKKYGIYSNLNLQTSRDYLAGDGLSSEALALNWKARHVFSTVAPAILTLEQEHARNLLSHRNPYTKLNYAEDPGVAFVEINNENSIFQQYFDGNVDKWPTEYKTLLRSAWNKWLRKKYSSHQALLKAWQVVEQALGKSLLSDAHLQGAGKGWEVQKFGGAELRVNTEATNKAVAIDIRKRGEASWNVQMFHPLPAFEAGEVYTLSFTARATQHEDMQIALMQNYEPWQSYQRIKVPLTKQWQEYQYTFVVNVSDNRARLNFGNMGSQTGLVEIKNIAYRAGGVVGKLSDTERLEDSSLAVNQSADAYTSARNQDWIHFLYSIDDAYWSTMQDFLKKQLKVQALTYGTIASLSPPAIQKKFGYIDSHIYWAHPYFPNRQWDSNDWLIENESMVNTLQGNTLDSLARQRVAGIPFVVSEYQHSMPNSFMAESALMIAAYGALQDWDAIYFFSYEVGPDGWDAGFFNGFMQTNNHPSAMANLGIAGNLFRRADVSIARNAQFLPFQQQQQLQAIATSGQSWNVTPADYPEQMKGFAFVHRTGLQLDDKLPSKSLDAVDNSLRLSADTDELNWDVSKPSQGVLSINTPRTKSILGYLEKQDFVLGQVKVAFGNLQLHWATWSLSARKGQFDELHKGAQLLLVATGRTENTDMQWKTVQRTSVGANWGKAPSVIEAVPFTVQLPVPATRVSAWALDEKGLRHHRLPVSKQSGAALITADGTDKTLWYEIVIAPQND; translated from the coding sequence ATGCGAATAATTTACCTATTATTTTTGACTCTCGCCGCGGCCGCGGTTTCTGCCGGCGAACGCGATCCTCATACTTTTCAGGGCGAATGGCCGGTGCCTTTCGTTCTGCCTTTCGATGATAATCAAGCGGGCGTTACTCATTTCGGTTCACAATATACAAACTCGGCCTCCAAAGCATTAGAGCGGGTGACTATTAACGAAAATGGGCAATTTGAAGCCGGTGGCAGGCGTGTGCGTTTCTGGGGGGTGAATATTACCGCGGGTTCGTGTTTTCCTGAGCACAATGACGCGGAAAAAATAGCCGCGCGTTTGGCAAAATTTGGGATCAATGTGGTGCGCTTTCATCACATGGAAAATAATTGGGGCGGGGAATCCCTCATTGACTACAGCGCTGGTACATCGCGTCAGTTCAATAAAAGTAATCTTGATAAGCTTGACTATTTTATCGCGCAGCTTAAAAAATACGGTATATACAGCAATTTAAATTTACAGACTTCACGCGATTATTTGGCGGGTGATGGCTTGTCATCGGAGGCGCTTGCGCTGAACTGGAAGGCGAGGCATGTGTTCAGCACCGTAGCGCCGGCGATTTTGACGTTAGAGCAGGAGCACGCGCGTAATCTGCTAAGCCACCGCAACCCCTATACCAAGCTTAATTATGCCGAAGACCCTGGCGTTGCTTTTGTTGAAATAAACAATGAAAACAGTATTTTTCAGCAGTATTTTGACGGTAATGTTGATAAATGGCCGACGGAATATAAAACCTTGTTGCGCTCCGCCTGGAATAAGTGGTTGCGGAAAAAATACAGTAGTCATCAAGCTTTGCTAAAAGCCTGGCAGGTGGTCGAGCAGGCCTTGGGAAAAAGCCTACTGAGCGATGCGCATCTCCAGGGCGCAGGTAAGGGCTGGGAAGTGCAAAAGTTTGGTGGCGCAGAGCTTAGAGTTAACACCGAAGCCACAAACAAAGCTGTTGCAATCGATATTCGAAAACGTGGTGAGGCATCCTGGAATGTGCAAATGTTTCATCCTCTGCCCGCATTTGAAGCCGGTGAAGTGTATACCCTATCGTTTACGGCGCGAGCGACACAACACGAAGACATGCAAATTGCGTTGATGCAAAATTACGAACCCTGGCAGAGTTACCAGCGCATCAAGGTACCCTTAACGAAGCAGTGGCAAGAATATCAATACACCTTTGTGGTGAATGTTTCCGACAATCGGGCCAGATTAAATTTTGGCAATATGGGTTCGCAAACCGGTTTGGTTGAGATTAAAAATATTGCGTACCGAGCGGGTGGGGTTGTTGGCAAATTGTCCGATACCGAGCGCCTTGAGGATTCGAGCTTGGCCGTCAATCAATCTGCCGATGCCTACACCAGCGCTCGAAATCAAGATTGGATTCATTTTTTATATAGCATCGATGATGCCTATTGGTCGACGATGCAAGACTTTTTGAAAAAGCAGCTTAAGGTGCAAGCATTAACGTACGGTACAATCGCATCGCTCAGTCCTCCCGCGATTCAGAAAAAGTTTGGTTATATTGACTCCCATATTTATTGGGCCCACCCGTATTTTCCGAATCGCCAGTGGGACAGTAACGACTGGTTGATCGAAAATGAATCGATGGTCAACACCTTGCAGGGTAATACCCTGGACTCGCTCGCCCGCCAGCGGGTCGCTGGCATTCCCTTTGTTGTATCAGAATATCAACACTCCATGCCTAATTCATTTATGGCGGAGTCGGCACTGATGATTGCCGCTTATGGTGCGCTGCAAGATTGGGATGCAATCTATTTCTTCAGTTATGAAGTAGGCCCTGACGGTTGGGACGCCGGTTTTTTTAATGGCTTTATGCAAACCAACAATCACCCTTCTGCGATGGCAAACCTGGGTATAGCAGGTAATCTTTTTAGGCGAGCAGATGTGAGTATCGCGCGCAATGCGCAATTTTTACCGTTTCAGCAGCAACAGCAATTACAGGCCATTGCAACCAGTGGTCAAAGCTGGAATGTGACACCGGCAGACTACCCCGAGCAGATGAAAGGCTTTGCGTTTGTGCATCGTACCGGTTTACAGCTCGACGATAAATTGCCAAGTAAATCTTTAGACGCGGTTGACAATAGTCTTCGCTTGTCTGCAGATACCGATGAATTGAATTGGGATGTCAGCAAGCCCAGTCAGGGTGTTTTAAGTATTAACACACCGCGAACCAAAAGCATTCTGGGCTATCTGGAAAAACAGGATTTTGTATTGGGGCAAGTTAAAGTTGCTTTTGGAAACTTGCAATTACACTGGGCGACCTGGTCGCTAAGTGCCCGTAAGGGGCAATTTGATGAATTGCACAAGGGTGCGCAACTGCTGTTGGTGGCAACAGGTCGCACTGAAAATACCGACATGCAATGGAAAACAGTGCAACGCACTTCAGTTGGGGCAAATTGGGGAAAAGCCCCATCGGTGATTGAAGCGGTGCCCTTTACTGTGCAATTGCCTGTGCCGGCAACACGTGTTTCGGCGTGGGCGCTTGATGAAAAAGGTCTGCGCCATCACCGCTTACCAGTGTCAAAACAGTCCGGTGCAGCATTGATTACTGCAGATGGCACTGACAAAACCTTGTGGTACGAAATTGTAATCGCTCCGCAAAACGATTAA